Proteins encoded within one genomic window of Lampris incognitus isolate fLamInc1 chromosome 1, fLamInc1.hap2, whole genome shotgun sequence:
- the letm2 gene encoding LETM1 domain-containing protein LETM2, mitochondrial codes for MAVFSPQVLLAVTRSRGSYLLSKRHSCSSLPSKAYLHVDPPKRFSSLYPLRHYRSSYPHCPRAHATCHTHTLLARSLHNSSVWLQDIKQENNKASSTTAQDGPAGVKNDSATPQPPPQAPPSSTPVSTATTTAAAVPPVQERAVVKKSIYQRIVDELKHYYNGFRLLGIDIKIAGRMVWRLLHGQLLTRRERRRLMRTCADLFRLVPFVVFIIVPFMEFLLPVFLKLFPEMLPSTFETESKKEEKQKKGLAAKLELAKFLQETIAEMARRNKAKAMTEDETQRFSTYVQKVRHTGEQPSTKEIVRFSKLFEDELTLEHLERPQLVALCKLLELQPIGTNNLLRFQLMMQLRNIKADDEMIATEGVAAMSVSELQAACRSRGMRSLGLTTDQLRQQMQQWVDLHLKENVPPSLLLLSRAMYLTDLKPKPPVIPPVPKLEKATPPVENTEATSTTADMLADPALIIKDRTAEEIRDKAPKVSEKPLSPAEILQAKAATDVTQKSKMSANGV; via the exons ATGGCAGTCTTTAGTCCCCAGGTGCTCCTTGCAGTCACAAGATCCAG GGGTTCATATTTGCTGTCCAAGAGGCACAGCTGCTCCTCTCTCCCATCCAAAGCCTACCTCCATGTAGACCCTCCCAAACGGTTCTCCTCCCTGTACCCCCTCAGGCACTACCGCTCTAGCTACCCCCACTGCCCCCGGGCCCATGCGACTTGTCATACTCACACCCTACTAGCCCGGTCACTGCACAACTCAAGTGTTTGGCTCCAGGATATAAAGCAGGAAAACAATAAGGCATCCTCTACCACAGCCCAGGATGGCCCTGCTGGGGTAAAGAATGACTCTGCTACCCCTCAACCACCACCTCAGGCCCCACCTAGTTCCACTCCAGTGTCCACTGCTACCACTACAGCAGCAGCTGTCCCTCCAGTTCAGGAGAGGGCAGTGGTGAAAAAGTCTATTTATCAGAGGATTGTGGATGAATTGAAGCATTACTATAATGGCTTCCGATTGCTGGGCATTGACATCAAGATTGCAGGCAGAATGGTGTGGAGGCTGCTACATGGACAACTGCTCACACGCAGGGAGAGGAGAAGG ctGATGAGGACCTGTGCTGACCTGTTTCGCCTCGTGCCATTCGTGGTGTTCATCATTGTTCCTTTCATGGAGTTCTTGCTTCCCGTCTTCCTCAAGCTATTCCCAGAGATGTTGCCATCCACTTTTGAGACAGAGTCCAAAAAG GAAGAAAAGCAGAAGAAGGGTCTGGCTGCTAAGCTGGAACTGGCCAAGTTTCTCCAGGAGACCATCGCTGAGATGGCCCGCAGAAACAAAGCCAAGGCCATGACAGAAGACGAGACGCAGCGCTTCTCTACATATGTACAGAAG GTACGGCACACAGGAGAGCAGCCGTCCACAAAGGAAATTGTCAGGTTTTCGAAGCTGTTTGAGGATGAGCTGACGCTAGAGCACCTAGAGCGTCCCCAGCTGGTGGCTCTTTGCAAGTTACTGGAACTGCAGCCCATTGGCACCAACAACCTGCTGCGTTTCCAGCTGATGATGCAGCTGAGGAACATCAAGGCTGACGACGAG ATGATTGCAACAGAGGGTGTGGCAGCAATGAGTGTGTCAGAGCTGCAGGCTGCATGTCGTAGCAGAGGGATGAGGTCCCTGGGTCTCACCACTGACCAACTTCGCCAACAGATGCAGCAG TGGGTGGATCTGCACCTGAAGGAGAATGTTCCCCCATCCCTGCTTCTGCTGTCCAGGGCCATGTACTTGACCGACCTCAAACCGAAACCCCCCGTCATCCCTCCAGTACCCAAACTAGAG AAAGCCACTCCACCAGTGGAGAATACAGAAGCAACCTCAACCACAGCGGACATGTTGGCCGACCCTGCTCTCATCATTAAAGACAGAACG GCGGAGGAAATAAGAGATAAGGCTCCAAAGGTGTCAGAAAAACCTCTGTCCCCTGCGGAGATCCTTCAG GCTAAAGCGGCAACAGATGTCACCCAGAAGAGCAAAATGAGTGCCAATGGTGTTTAA